The proteins below come from a single Burkholderia contaminans genomic window:
- a CDS encoding DUF1254 domain-containing protein, giving the protein MIENQQESVFLRRACASLALAALLAGCASQPDAIQRKTGWMRAEVADSYVYAYPLVLMDVAKEAATGGDGAQPGQAPLNTLRHAQALPPVGAVNPPLPGVDTLDSIGWLDVATEPVIVTLPDTRGRYWDARALDMWTNVLWSSSSVAARGARGGARSQTIAFAAKDWQGTLPQGAVRIDVPSANAWLEVRLQTSGGRDLTNVKKLQRAIRVVPLSVYTGAARGASVAVHAGSAPSEAVGGGTPAEQVAALDPKAFFTRFAQALQDNPAPADDAHAQELLRDIGVSAGYPVLWTGDRLTAATAGVAEARARLSTPPSNLLNANGWSWIGDTAGKYGQDYTLRAYAAYTQFGTATRDDETLAVVRVDSDGHALNGANRYALHFAPGALPPVRAFWTLTPYTTNGALPDVGSARRSLGDRDRLRRNHDGSIDIVVSASPGGTHAANWLPAPRADFALALRLYAPKPQASDGSWMPPVVVRK; this is encoded by the coding sequence ATGATTGAAAACCAGCAGGAATCAGTTTTTCTGCGGCGCGCGTGCGCGTCGCTTGCCCTCGCGGCGTTGCTAGCGGGGTGCGCGTCGCAACCGGATGCAATCCAGCGGAAAACCGGCTGGATGCGGGCGGAAGTCGCCGACTCCTATGTCTACGCGTATCCGCTCGTGCTGATGGACGTCGCGAAGGAAGCGGCAACCGGCGGCGACGGCGCGCAACCGGGGCAGGCGCCGCTCAACACGCTGCGCCATGCGCAGGCGCTGCCGCCCGTCGGCGCGGTCAATCCGCCGCTGCCGGGCGTCGACACGCTCGACTCGATCGGCTGGCTCGACGTCGCGACCGAACCCGTGATCGTCACGTTGCCCGACACGCGCGGCCGCTACTGGGATGCGCGCGCACTCGACATGTGGACGAACGTGCTGTGGTCGTCGTCGAGCGTGGCTGCACGCGGGGCACGCGGCGGTGCGCGATCGCAAACGATTGCGTTCGCCGCGAAGGACTGGCAGGGCACGCTGCCGCAGGGCGCGGTCCGGATCGACGTGCCGTCGGCCAACGCGTGGCTCGAAGTCCGGCTGCAGACGAGCGGCGGGCGCGACCTCACGAACGTGAAGAAACTGCAGCGCGCGATCCGCGTGGTGCCGCTGTCCGTCTACACGGGCGCGGCGCGCGGCGCGTCGGTCGCGGTCCATGCGGGCAGTGCGCCGTCCGAAGCGGTGGGCGGCGGCACGCCGGCCGAGCAGGTGGCCGCACTCGATCCGAAGGCGTTCTTCACGCGCTTCGCGCAGGCGCTGCAGGACAACCCGGCGCCGGCCGACGATGCGCACGCACAGGAACTGCTCCGCGACATCGGCGTGTCGGCCGGCTATCCGGTGCTGTGGACGGGCGACCGCCTCACGGCCGCGACGGCCGGCGTCGCCGAGGCGCGCGCGCGGCTCTCGACCCCGCCGTCGAACCTGCTGAACGCGAACGGCTGGAGCTGGATCGGCGATACGGCCGGCAAGTACGGCCAGGACTACACGCTGCGCGCGTACGCGGCCTACACGCAGTTCGGCACCGCGACGCGCGACGACGAAACGCTCGCGGTCGTCCGCGTCGACAGCGACGGCCATGCGCTGAACGGCGCGAATCGCTATGCGCTGCATTTCGCGCCAGGCGCGCTGCCGCCGGTGCGCGCGTTCTGGACGCTCACGCCCTATACGACCAACGGCGCGCTGCCCGACGTCGGGTCGGCGCGCCGCTCGCTCGGCGATCGCGACCGCCTGCGCCGCAACCACGACGGCTCGATCGACATCGTCGTGTCGGCGTCGCCGGGCGGCACGCATGCGGCCAACTGGCTGCCGGCGCCGCGCGCCGATTTCGCACTCGCGTTGCGCCTGTACGCGCCGAAGCCGCAGGCGAGCGACGGGTCGTGGATGCCGCCCGTCGTCGTCCGGAAGTGA